A genome region from Cervus elaphus chromosome 18, mCerEla1.1, whole genome shotgun sequence includes the following:
- the ZNF786 gene encoding zinc finger protein 786: MTQAGILTESCFPFQETNKLSREPAQRDRIASPRALGLPGFQETASGEGLQQSCAFCGESFWNENLLERHQGSHSKAWKQLSKQPEAEQPRSQTHFRCLGCGRGFHRKPPLLSPLAVGAEESHPLGLESEETCGCRLTPPRPSPCPGCDDSASRGPPGVERPVSPREGAGAASEQAELPPSSNLAGQACGRWAGDPAALEPGPGGERPSSCGACRRRPSRRCGVSDHTHVHRAERPCRCAECGPAFRQRGRLRLHWQPPSHEPPCPGPECGLGFQLRSPLRAHGLRHGAERPLACGECGRGFAHPCKLREHLRVHSGERPFGCAECGKSFRLKGILKAHERTHSRERPFQCAECGRGFTRPSKLAEHFRVHSGERPFGCPDCGRRFRLQGQLRSHRRLHTGERPFLCPDCGKSYRVKADLKAHQLLHGGPMPFSCECGKGFTKQSKLVEHVRTHTGEKPFQCPQCDKRFRLKAQLLSHQGLHTGERPFRCPECDKNFRERGHMLRHQRIHRPDRPFACADCGKGFIYKSKLAEHVRVHAKSCRVRREPDVKKRLSQLFAMIEADWS, translated from the exons ATGACACAGGCTGGGATACTGACTGAATCTTGTTTTCCGTTTCAGGAAACCAACAAGCT CTCCAGGGAACCCGCCCAAAGAGACAGAATCGCAAGCCCCAGAGCCCTGGGTCTCCCAGGCTTCCAAGAAACCGCCTCAGGGGAGGGCCTCCAGCAGTCTTGTGCCTTCTGTGGGGAAAGCTTTTGGAATGAGAATCTCTTAGAgcggcaccagggaagccactcaaAGGCCTGGAAGCAACTCAGCAAACAACCCGAGGCAGAGCAGCCTCGGAGCCAGACTCACTTCCGCTGCCTCGGATGTGGGCGGGGCTTCCATCGGAAGCCGCCCTTGCTTAGCCCCCTGGCGGTCGGGGCAGAGGAGAGCCACCCGCTAGGCCTCGAAAGTGAAGAGACGTGCGGCTGCCGCCTGACGCCACCACGGCCTTCCCCGTGCCCCGGTTGCGACGACAGTGCCTCCCGGGGGCCCCCGGGCGTGGAGAGGCCAGTCTCCCCGAGAGAGGGCGCCGGGGCAGCCTCCGAGCAGGCCGAGCTCCCTCCGAGCTCGAACCTGGCTGGTCAGGCGTGTGGCCGCTGGGCTGGAGACCCGGCGGCCCTCGAGCCTGGCCCCGGTGGGGAGAGGCCGTCCTCCTGTGGCGCGTGCCGCCGGCGTCCCTCCCGGCGGTGCGGGGTCTCCGACCACACCCACGTGCACCGCGCGGAGCGGCCCTGCCGGTGCGCTGAGTGCGGTCCGGCCTTCCGCCAGCGCGGGCGGCTGCGGCTCCACTGGCAGCCGCCCTCGCACGAGCCGCCCTGCCCAGGTCCCGAGTGCGGCCTGGGGTTTCAACTGAGGAGCCCGCTGCGGGCCCACGGGCTGAGGCACGGCGCTGAGAGGCCGCTGGCGTGTGGCGAGTGCGGCCGCGGCTTCGCGCATCCGTGCAAGCTGCGTGAGCACCTGCGGGTGCACAGCGGCGAGCGGCCCTTCGGCTGTGCGGAGTGCGGCAAGAGCTTCCGCCTCAAGGGCATCCTGAAGGCGCACGAGCGCACGCACAGCCGCGAGCGGCCCTTCCAGTGCGCCGAGTGCGGCCGGGGCTTCACGCGGCCGTCCAAGCTGGCTGAGCACTTCCGCGTGCACAGCGGCGAGCGGCCCTTCGGCTGCCCGGACTGCGGCCGCCGCTTCCGCCTCCAGGGGCAGCTGCGGAGCCACCGGCGCCTGCACACGGGCGAGAGGCCCTTCCTGTGCCCCGACTGCGGCAAGAGCTACCGCGTGAAGGCCGACTTGAAGGCGCACCAGCTGCTGCACGGCGGCCCGATGCCCTTCTCCTGCGAGTGCGGCAAGGGCTTCACCAAGCAGTCCAAGCTCGTGGAGCACGTCCGGACgcacacgggcgagaagcccttCCAGTGTCCCCAGTGCGACAAGCGCTTCCGCTTGAAGGCGCAGCTGCTCAGCCACCAGGGCCTGCACACCGGGGAGAGGCCTTTCCGCTGCCCCGAGTGCGACAAAAACTTCCGGGAAAGGGGCCACATGCTCCGGCACCAGCGCATCCACCGGCCTGACCGGCCATTCGCCTGTGCAGACTGCGGCAAGGGCTTCATTTACAAGTCGAAACTGGCCGAACACGTCCGAGTGCACGCGAAATCCTGCCGTGTCCGCAGAGAGCCTGACGTTAAGAAAAGGCTCAGCCAGCTGTTTGCGATGATCGAGGCCGACTGGAGTTGA